One stretch of Malus domestica chromosome 14, GDT2T_hap1 DNA includes these proteins:
- the LOC103430917 gene encoding uncharacterized protein isoform X2: MQKHISASASPSPSPSSLLLPASSLLKTKQYSGLISLQICKKPTMSTMRLKHLSSIANDVVQKCALKLETPVDKLVEEFETTWKTDETVPVGANNNSNSYGRKLVEFCSAKALQSSDMCKTIEEKIANGFFSRFTFDMMLAWEMPTSADEESFEECVAKEKEEKKLPGKFRSEQDDVPLFYSDLMPLLVDNEKDVGEDAFVWMGSLVPLVTDVVNGRFTFETLTASTGNRLHFPSYNKYLKEIDRCIKHLVKHAKPKGVELADDEFILHVEGTASTQRVVRHIGGTSWPGRLTLTNYALYFEASGVLTYEDALKIDLTRDVEQTVKPASTGPWGAPLFDKAIIYESPELSEGIILEFPEITSSTRRDHWLALSKEIMLMHRFLAKYEINCPIQAWEMHSRTILAITRLHAAREMLRISPPPPTRFLIFSLFDEIPKGDYVLEELAESLKKGNSGHPCSASSILRSMNLLESMIISSLVQETEVGSSESATPTPSGQVEDSSLLETAINQAREEEKEIAIAKATTKELKEEGISESATTFLELLRPLRNSVPWFEEVLAWERPSTTLTVVSVALIVTYQEWVGKAIAAFFISLVAKMVRARRQRLDIKCNEIVVCTASDQSTIESIVSAQHGMQTVHEMVQIANVSILKLWSIYISKARKCCCSMQMRRWCC; the protein is encoded by the exons ATGCAGAAACACATCTCAGCCTCTGCCTCTccatctccttctccttcctccctcCTCCTTCCTGCTTCCTCCCTATTGAAAACCAAACAATACTCTGGTCTAATTTCTCTGCAGATCTGCAAAAAACCAACAATGTCCACAATGAGGTTGAAGCATCTTTCCTCCATTGCAAACGATGTCGTACAAAAATGCGCCTT GAAACTGGAAACTCCGGTGGATAAATTGGTGGAGGAATTCGAAACTACATGGAAGACGGATGAAACGGTGCCGGTTGGTGCTAATAACAACAGTAATAGTTATGGGAGGAAATTGGTAGAATTTTGCAGTGCCAAGGCTCTGCAGAGTAGTGACATGTGCAAAACCATTGAGGAAAAGATTGCCAATGGATTTTTTAGCCGCTTCACTTTCGACATGATGCTCGCTTGGGAGATGCCTACCTCTGCCGACGAAGAATCTTTTGAG GAGTGCGTAgcgaaggagaaagaagagaaaaaattaCCTGGAAAATTTCGTTCGGAGCAAGATGACGTCCCTTTGTTCTATTCAGACCTCATGCCACTTCTT GTTGATAACGAGAAAGATGTTGGAGAAGATGCATTTGTTTGGATGGGGTCGCTGGTTCCACTAGTTACAGATGTTGTCAATGGGAGATTTACCTTTGAAACTTTAACGGCGTCTACAGGAAACCGGCTCCATTTTCCATCCTACAACAAATATTTAAAGGAAATTGATAG ATGTATAAAACATTTGGTAAAACATGCAAAACCGAAGGGTGTGGAGCTTGCAGACGACGAATTCATTTTACACGTCGAGGGAACTGCTAGCACACAGCGAGTAGTGCGCCACATTGGAGGAACAAGTTGGCCTG GTAGGCTTACACTAACAAATTACGCACTCTATTTCGAGGCTTCTGGAGTATTAACGTATGAAGATGCTCTTAAAATAGACCTTACAAGGGATGTGGAGCAAACGGTGAAGCCAGCTTCAACAGGGCCATGGGGTGCTCCACTTTTTGACAAGGCTATAATTTACGAGTCTCCTGAATT ATCAGAGGGGATTATTCTGGAGTTCCCTGAGATAACAAGCTCTACAAGGCGGGACCATTGGCTTGCCCTCTCCAAGgagattatgttgatgcatcgTTTCCTAGCAAAGTATGAGATAAACTGTCCGATACAAGCATGGGAGATGCATTCAAGGACAATCCTAGCAATAACAAGGCTCCATGCAGCAAGAGAAATGCTGAGAATATCACCCCCTCCACCAACAAGGTTcttaattttttctttgttcGATGAGATACCGAAGGGAGATTATGTCCTGGAGGAGCTTGCGGAGAGTCTTAAGAAGGGAAATAGCGGGCATCCATGTAGTGCTAGTTCAATCCTAAGGAGCATGAACTTGTTAGAGTCAATGATCATCTCAAGTTTAGTTCAAGAGACAGAAGTAGGCAGCAGCGAAAGTGCAACCCCAACTCCAAGCGGTCAAGTCGAAGACAGTTCCTTACTAGAAACAGCAATTAATCAAgcaagagaggaagaaaaggaaATTGCTATTGCCAAAGCTACCACAAAGGAACTTAAAGAGGAGGGAATCAGTGAAAGTGCTACTACCTTTTTG GAGCTACTAAGGCCCCTTAGGAATTCAGTGCCTTGGTTTGAAGAAGTACTCGCATGGGAAAGACCGTCAACCACTCTCACTGTGGTTTCTGTGGCTTTAATAGTCACCTATCA GGAGTGGGTTGGCAAAGCAATAGCTGCTTTCTTCATTTCGCTGGTTGCAAAGATGGTTAGAGCAAGACGGCAAAGACTTGATATAAAATGCAATGAGATAGTCGTGTGCACCGCCTCGGACCAGAGTACAATAGAAAGCATAGTGTCTGCTCAACATGGAATGCAAACTGTGCATGAGATGGTGCAGATAGCAAATGTTTCGATATTGAAGTTGTGGTCCATATATATTTCGAAGGCTCGCAAG TGTTGTTGCAGCATGCAAATGCGGCGATGGTGTTGTTGA
- the LOC103453896 gene encoding FH protein interacting protein FIP2 isoform X2: MTKDSDSSSLIRLNIGGKKFCTTIDTLTHREPDSMLAAMFSGRHSICQDAEKGYVFLDRDGKHFRHILNWLRDGVVPTLKDSIYSELLREAEYYQLLGLMDGINAVLNKKREDEELDTELTRTDIIKCIQSDRVRFRGVNLSGLDLSKLDLSLVDFSYACLKNVFFSRANLQCAKFKDADAEGAIFHNATLRECEFTGANLRGALLPGADLKSANLQDACLIDSSFCQADLRSAHLQNADLTNANLEGAILEGANLKGAKLSNTNLKDANLQRAYLRQVNLRDTHLEGAKLDGANLLGATR, encoded by the exons ATGACGAAGGACTCCGATTCCTCCTCTCTGATTCGCCTTAACATCG GAGGAAAGAAATTTTGTACTACTATTGATACTTTGACTCATCGTGAGCCCGATTCGATGCTTGCTGCAATGTTCAGCGGTCGCCATAGTATATGTCAAGATGCCGAAAAG GGGTATGTGTTTCTTGATAGGGATGGCAAACATTTTCGGCACATCCTTAATTGGTTGAGGGATGGTGTTGTTCCCACGTTAAAAGATTCAATATATTCAGAACTACTTAGGGAGGCTGAATACTATCAACTTCTT GGGCTGATGGATGGAATAAATGCTGTTCTAAATAAGAAGAGGGAGGATGAAGAGTTAGATACAGAACTAACACGCACTGATATCATCAAGTGTATACAGTCTGACAGAGTGCGGTTTCGAGGTGTCAATCTTTCTGGCCTTGACCTTTCCAAATTG GACTTGTCATTGGTTGACTTCAGCTATGCATGTTTGAAAAATGTCTTTTTTTCACGTGCAAATCTTCAGTGTGCTAAGTTCAAG GATGCCGATGCTGAGGGTGCCATCTTTCACAATGCAACTTTGCGGGA ATGTGAATTTACTGGGGCAAATCTCCGTGGAGCTTTGTTGCCTGGTGCTGATCTTAAGAGTGCAAATCTACAAG ATGCATGCTTGATAGATTCTAGCTTCTGCCAGGCAGACCTGCGTTCTGCACATCTACAG AATGCTGATCTTACAAATGCCAATTTAGAGGGAGCTATTCTGGAAGGAGCAAATTTGAAG GGTGCCAAGTTGAGTAATACCAATTTGAAGGATGCAAACCTTCAACGAGCTTATTTACGTCAAGTGAATCTTCGAGATACG CATTTGGAAGGTGCAAAGCTTGATGGTGCAAATTTGCTTGGAGCAACCAGatga
- the LOC103430917 gene encoding uncharacterized protein isoform X1 yields MQKHISASASPSPSPSSLLLPASSLLKTKQYSGLISLQICKKPTMSTMRLKHLSSIANDVVQKCALKLETPVDKLVEEFETTWKTDETVPVGANNNSNSYGRKLVEFCSAKALQSSDMCKTIEEKIANGFFSRFTFDMMLAWEMPTSADEESFEECVAKEKEEKKLPGKFRSEQDDVPLFYSDLMPLLVDNEKDVGEDAFVWMGSLVPLVTDVVNGRFTFETLTASTGNRLHFPSYNKYLKEIDRCIKHLVKHAKPKGVELADDEFILHVEGTASTQRVVRHIGGTSWPGRLTLTNYALYFEASGVLTYEDALKIDLTRDVEQTVKPASTGPWGAPLFDKAIIYESPELSEGIILEFPEITSSTRRDHWLALSKEIMLMHRFLAKYEINCPIQAWEMHSRTILAITRLHAAREMLRISPPPPTRFLIFSLFDEIPKGDYVLEELAESLKKGNSGHPCSASSILRSMNLLESMIISSLVQETEVGSSESATPTPSGQVEDSSLLETAINQAREEEKEIAIAKATTKELKEEGISESATTFLELLRPLRNSVPWFEEVLAWERPSTTLTVVSVALIVTYQEWVGKAIAAFFISLVAKMVRARRQRLDIKCNEIVVCTASDQSTIESIVSAQHGMQTVHEMVQIANVSILKLWSIYISKARKHANAAMVLLSAIAIFLAVVPVKFIIMAAIVCCFSSTLASRIGTSKGENQSNRRLREWWDSIPVIPVRVVQTRESKTD; encoded by the exons ATGCAGAAACACATCTCAGCCTCTGCCTCTccatctccttctccttcctccctcCTCCTTCCTGCTTCCTCCCTATTGAAAACCAAACAATACTCTGGTCTAATTTCTCTGCAGATCTGCAAAAAACCAACAATGTCCACAATGAGGTTGAAGCATCTTTCCTCCATTGCAAACGATGTCGTACAAAAATGCGCCTT GAAACTGGAAACTCCGGTGGATAAATTGGTGGAGGAATTCGAAACTACATGGAAGACGGATGAAACGGTGCCGGTTGGTGCTAATAACAACAGTAATAGTTATGGGAGGAAATTGGTAGAATTTTGCAGTGCCAAGGCTCTGCAGAGTAGTGACATGTGCAAAACCATTGAGGAAAAGATTGCCAATGGATTTTTTAGCCGCTTCACTTTCGACATGATGCTCGCTTGGGAGATGCCTACCTCTGCCGACGAAGAATCTTTTGAG GAGTGCGTAgcgaaggagaaagaagagaaaaaattaCCTGGAAAATTTCGTTCGGAGCAAGATGACGTCCCTTTGTTCTATTCAGACCTCATGCCACTTCTT GTTGATAACGAGAAAGATGTTGGAGAAGATGCATTTGTTTGGATGGGGTCGCTGGTTCCACTAGTTACAGATGTTGTCAATGGGAGATTTACCTTTGAAACTTTAACGGCGTCTACAGGAAACCGGCTCCATTTTCCATCCTACAACAAATATTTAAAGGAAATTGATAG ATGTATAAAACATTTGGTAAAACATGCAAAACCGAAGGGTGTGGAGCTTGCAGACGACGAATTCATTTTACACGTCGAGGGAACTGCTAGCACACAGCGAGTAGTGCGCCACATTGGAGGAACAAGTTGGCCTG GTAGGCTTACACTAACAAATTACGCACTCTATTTCGAGGCTTCTGGAGTATTAACGTATGAAGATGCTCTTAAAATAGACCTTACAAGGGATGTGGAGCAAACGGTGAAGCCAGCTTCAACAGGGCCATGGGGTGCTCCACTTTTTGACAAGGCTATAATTTACGAGTCTCCTGAATT ATCAGAGGGGATTATTCTGGAGTTCCCTGAGATAACAAGCTCTACAAGGCGGGACCATTGGCTTGCCCTCTCCAAGgagattatgttgatgcatcgTTTCCTAGCAAAGTATGAGATAAACTGTCCGATACAAGCATGGGAGATGCATTCAAGGACAATCCTAGCAATAACAAGGCTCCATGCAGCAAGAGAAATGCTGAGAATATCACCCCCTCCACCAACAAGGTTcttaattttttctttgttcGATGAGATACCGAAGGGAGATTATGTCCTGGAGGAGCTTGCGGAGAGTCTTAAGAAGGGAAATAGCGGGCATCCATGTAGTGCTAGTTCAATCCTAAGGAGCATGAACTTGTTAGAGTCAATGATCATCTCAAGTTTAGTTCAAGAGACAGAAGTAGGCAGCAGCGAAAGTGCAACCCCAACTCCAAGCGGTCAAGTCGAAGACAGTTCCTTACTAGAAACAGCAATTAATCAAgcaagagaggaagaaaaggaaATTGCTATTGCCAAAGCTACCACAAAGGAACTTAAAGAGGAGGGAATCAGTGAAAGTGCTACTACCTTTTTG GAGCTACTAAGGCCCCTTAGGAATTCAGTGCCTTGGTTTGAAGAAGTACTCGCATGGGAAAGACCGTCAACCACTCTCACTGTGGTTTCTGTGGCTTTAATAGTCACCTATCA GGAGTGGGTTGGCAAAGCAATAGCTGCTTTCTTCATTTCGCTGGTTGCAAAGATGGTTAGAGCAAGACGGCAAAGACTTGATATAAAATGCAATGAGATAGTCGTGTGCACCGCCTCGGACCAGAGTACAATAGAAAGCATAGTGTCTGCTCAACATGGAATGCAAACTGTGCATGAGATGGTGCAGATAGCAAATGTTTCGATATTGAAGTTGTGGTCCATATATATTTCGAAGGCTCGCAAG CATGCAAATGCGGCGATGGTGTTGTTGAGTGCCATCGCAATATTTTTGGCGGTGGTTCCGGTGAAGTTCATTATAATGGCAGCCATAGTTTGTTGCTTCTCTTCGACATTGGCATCAAGAATAGGTACGAGTAAGGGGGAGAACCAAAGCAACAGACGACTAAGAGAATGGTGGGATTCAATTCCAGTCATTCCTGTCCGTGTTGTCCAGACTCGAGAGTCCAAGACAGACTAA
- the LOC103453896 gene encoding FH protein interacting protein FIP2 isoform X1, translated as MTKDSDSSSLIRLNIGGKKFCTTIDTLTHREPDSMLAAMFSGRHSICQDAEKGYVFLDRDGKHFRHILNWLRDGVVPTLKDSIYSELLREAEYYQLLVSVVGLMDGINAVLNKKREDEELDTELTRTDIIKCIQSDRVRFRGVNLSGLDLSKLDLSLVDFSYACLKNVFFSRANLQCAKFKDADAEGAIFHNATLRECEFTGANLRGALLPGADLKSANLQDACLIDSSFCQADLRSAHLQNADLTNANLEGAILEGANLKGAKLSNTNLKDANLQRAYLRQVNLRDTHLEGAKLDGANLLGATR; from the exons ATGACGAAGGACTCCGATTCCTCCTCTCTGATTCGCCTTAACATCG GAGGAAAGAAATTTTGTACTACTATTGATACTTTGACTCATCGTGAGCCCGATTCGATGCTTGCTGCAATGTTCAGCGGTCGCCATAGTATATGTCAAGATGCCGAAAAG GGGTATGTGTTTCTTGATAGGGATGGCAAACATTTTCGGCACATCCTTAATTGGTTGAGGGATGGTGTTGTTCCCACGTTAAAAGATTCAATATATTCAGAACTACTTAGGGAGGCTGAATACTATCAACTTCTTGTGAGTGTGGTT GGGCTGATGGATGGAATAAATGCTGTTCTAAATAAGAAGAGGGAGGATGAAGAGTTAGATACAGAACTAACACGCACTGATATCATCAAGTGTATACAGTCTGACAGAGTGCGGTTTCGAGGTGTCAATCTTTCTGGCCTTGACCTTTCCAAATTG GACTTGTCATTGGTTGACTTCAGCTATGCATGTTTGAAAAATGTCTTTTTTTCACGTGCAAATCTTCAGTGTGCTAAGTTCAAG GATGCCGATGCTGAGGGTGCCATCTTTCACAATGCAACTTTGCGGGA ATGTGAATTTACTGGGGCAAATCTCCGTGGAGCTTTGTTGCCTGGTGCTGATCTTAAGAGTGCAAATCTACAAG ATGCATGCTTGATAGATTCTAGCTTCTGCCAGGCAGACCTGCGTTCTGCACATCTACAG AATGCTGATCTTACAAATGCCAATTTAGAGGGAGCTATTCTGGAAGGAGCAAATTTGAAG GGTGCCAAGTTGAGTAATACCAATTTGAAGGATGCAAACCTTCAACGAGCTTATTTACGTCAAGTGAATCTTCGAGATACG CATTTGGAAGGTGCAAAGCTTGATGGTGCAAATTTGCTTGGAGCAACCAGatga
- the LOC103453895 gene encoding protein SRC1 — MAGIVSKIGDALHIGGNKKDGEHTDKKGEHHTDKKDEHHKDKKDEHHKDKKDEHHKDKKDEHHKDKKDDHHKEKDGDHHKKDKGDHKDKGEKKKKKDKKKDGHGSGSSSSDSD, encoded by the coding sequence ATGGCAGGAATCGTGAGCAAGATTGGAGATGCCCTCCACATTGGAGGAAACAAGAAAGACGGCGAGCACACGGACAAGAAAGGCGAGCACCACACGGACAAGAAGGACGAGCACCACAAGGACAAGAAGGACGAGCACCACAAGGACAAGAAGGACGAGCACCACAAGGACAAGAAGGACGAGCACCACAAGGACAAGAAAGACGACCACCACAAGGAGAAGGACGGCGACCACCACAAGAAGGACAAGGGCGACCACAAAGACAAAGgcgagaagaaaaagaagaaggataaGAAGAAGGATGGCCATGGGagcggcagcagcagcagcgaCAGCGATTGA